One Acidobacteriota bacterium genomic window carries:
- a CDS encoding LysR family transcriptional regulator, with the protein MEVRQLEMLLAVVESGGYARAGERLHISHSAIHRQIKLLEDQVHDRILVRSGKRVVLTEAGCIIVATARRVRQEVSDAYHQISEARELQRGTLRIGTADTILFSYLLPILERFQKDFPKVEVYVKTTTAGDVFGQIQAEVFDLGIVFNAADILPKKLNLQYEVLYKEEFVWAVGDHHPLAKRASVSLNELASFPFAMLPEASHIRQICEQRLRSAGVTANISFELENEEAMEKVIKTNLAIALLPARRTRSNGIHRVRVRETPIGGEVSLVLPKREYLPRAVREFVGRCRKANQLRSQKVVVR; encoded by the coding sequence ATGGAAGTTCGCCAACTCGAGATGCTTCTAGCTGTGGTCGAAAGCGGTGGATACGCCAGGGCTGGAGAGCGTCTCCATATCTCCCATTCGGCAATCCACCGGCAGATTAAATTGCTCGAAGATCAGGTTCATGATCGAATTTTGGTGCGGAGCGGAAAGCGTGTGGTCCTCACAGAAGCGGGATGCATCATCGTCGCAACCGCCCGCAGGGTTCGCCAGGAAGTGTCCGACGCTTATCACCAGATCAGCGAGGCGCGTGAGCTCCAGCGGGGCACATTAAGGATCGGCACCGCTGATACAATTCTTTTTTCTTATCTTCTTCCCATTCTGGAGCGATTTCAAAAGGACTTTCCCAAAGTGGAGGTCTATGTAAAAACAACAACTGCGGGAGATGTGTTTGGGCAGATCCAAGCCGAAGTCTTTGATTTAGGAATCGTCTTCAATGCAGCCGACATTCTGCCAAAGAAATTAAACCTGCAATACGAGGTTCTCTACAAAGAAGAGTTTGTGTGGGCCGTGGGTGATCACCATCCGTTGGCGAAGAGAGCCTCGGTCTCGCTCAACGAGCTGGCCAGCTTCCCTTTTGCGATGCTGCCGGAAGCTAGCCACATCCGGCAAATATGCGAACAGAGGCTTCGCTCCGCGGGCGTCACCGCAAACATTTCCTTTGAACTCGAAAATGAGGAAGCGATGGAAAAAGTAATAAAAACGAATTTGGCCATCGCGTTGCTTCCAGCACGTCGAACCCGGAGCAATGGGATTCACCGCGTCAGGGTCCGTGAAACTCCCATTGGCGGAGAGGTTAGCCTGGTGCTGCCGAAGCGCGAATACCTTCCGAGGGCCGTCCGAGAATTTGTCGGTAGGTGTAGGAAAGCGAACCAACTACGGTCTCAAAAGGTCGTTGTAAGATGA